GGTTCCAAGTAACGTCTAAGATTCCCATCAGTTTCAGTATAAGGCACTTTTTCTTTCCTAATGACCTCATAAACTACCTCTATCTCTTGGCCGCTATGCGAAGTATTTAAATCTAAGACCAAAATAGTATTCCCAAACTCTTTTTCCTCCACCATAGATTGTTTACCCGGAGCCTTGATAGATTTGACCTGGACTTCTTGATAGTTATCAGACTTTGCTATCGGAATCCAGACCTTTGCCTTGGAAGAGATTTTAGGTAAGGTGGCCCTGTAAAAAAAATCGAATTTATCAGTGCCCTCCCTAACCCCAAGAAGGTCTTTAGACGACTCTTTTACCGGCACCCTTCTCCAGGTTTTATCTACCATTTGTTTCCAGGAATATCTTGGTTTTCCATTTAATTTATGAAGGGAGGTCTCGGTCACTTTCATATTGCCCGGTTCTCCTTCCAAAAAGAAATCGACATCATATACGTCCCCTTTTTCATCAGCCAGGTCGACACAGGCAAAATGACGGCTTGGACCTAAATTGGACAGGTATTCCGTATGTACCCGGACCAATTTTAATCTCAACTCCCTTTTCTCATCATTTACAAGGAAAAAGCCATCATTTCTGGCCTTTTCCTGCTCTATATAAGCTTTTATCCCTTCCTCAATTTCATCTATGGACACTTTATCCCTGACTTTATTGTCTTCTTCATTGGTATTGAATTCCTCTTTCCCACCGCCCCTTTGGCAGCTTACCTGCACCCCCGCAAAAAGGATTGTCAGGCAGAACAGTAACAAACATTTTAAATTCGGAAGGATTCTTATTTCTGATATTTTTATCATAGAAAGTTTACTAAATTGTGATGGTATCAAAGCCAAATAGACCTGTGCAAAATTAAACAGTACATCTTATCTGTGTCATATTCCGCATTTGGTGATTTAATGCACATTGGCAATTAAGAGGATATTGTAAATTAGCGGATTATCAAAACAATTACAACTTGAATCTTATGAAGCCTGTTCTTCTAATTTTATCCCTTTCTATCTTCTTCTATGCCTGTGGTCCGCAAAGCGGACAAAATGACAATAAAGTGGAGACCGTAAAGCCAAAAGGCCAAATTCAAAATGTGTCTTCCGCAAAATTTTATGAATTGATTCAATCAGACAATGGTATTGTACTTGATGTAAGGACATTGGGGGAATTTCAACAAGGACACCTACCCAATGCGCTTGTCATTGATATTTACCAAAGAGATTTTGAAGAAAAAATAAAATCCCTTCCAAAGGACAAAGAAATCTATGTGTATTGTACAGTGGGGGCAAGGAGTAGACAGGCTGCCGGTATCCTTCAAAAAAACGGTTTTGAGAAAGTATATAATTTGGAGGGGGGTATAATGGATTGGGCAAGAAACAGGTACCCTATCACTCAAAAATGAGAATAAAAAAACCGGATCACTTGCAGGTCCGGTTTTTTGAATTTATAGTTTTTTAATTCTGATATTTCTGAACCATACTTCATCGCCATGGTCCTGAAGGGCTATCTTTCCTTTTTGGAATTTACCAAAACCCGGCATATCCTTGAATTTGGAGTTGGCGACCATTTCATCCCATTCTTCAGTCCACATGGTGGTAGCTACCACCATTACACCATTAAGGTATAATTCCAGATTGCCATCCTTGGCAATTATTTCGGCCAGATTCCATTCCCCAACAGGCTTTACCGTTTCTTCACTGGATTCAATCAAATCATAAAGATCACCAGCTCTGTGGGTCCTGATTTTGGCATCCGGATGCCCATCATTGTCCAATACCTGCATTTCGGGTCCGGTCATCCAAGGATAAGCGTATTCAGGTGATTCATGGACAAAAAACATGATTCCTGAATTACCGTTCTTTGCGATTTTCCATTCCACCTGAAAGTGAAAGTCACCAAACTCCTCATTGGTAACAACGTCCCCGCCGTCGCCCGCCTGCCATTCATCTTTATTAGAGGCATCCAAATAGATCGCTCCATCCTGAATTTTCCAGGCAGCTCCCACAGGTCCACCTCCGTATTTGGACCAACCTTGGAATGACTCTCCATCAAAAAGGCTTATCCATTCACTTTGAGGGACTTCAACTGCTGCTGCTTCAACGACTTTATCTTGATTTCCTCCACAAGCGTAAAGCATTGCGGAACCTACTATTAGGTTTAAAACAGTTTTCTTAAACATTATTTTTTAAGCAAAAGCACATACTTTACAATAGTTTCCACATCTTCTTTAGCCAAATGGGGATGGGCAGGCATGGGAACTTCACCCCAATTGCCTACAAAACCATTGATGACATGTTCGGTAAGCATCTTCACATTTTCTTCCGTATTATCATACTTGGCCGCTACATCAGCATAAGATGGACCTACAATCTTCCTTTCGACCATATGACAGGCGGTACAGCCTGATTCTTTGGCCTTCGCCGAACCAGCAATAAATACCGGATCGTCTTTGTATTTATCTTCCAAGCTCACAGGTGCGGATGCGGCTGGGGCTGATGGAGCACTTGAACTACTTGATTCTGAGGAACTCGATCCCCCACCGCCACAGGAATAGGCAATTAATGACAATAGTATTACTCCTGCTGACAAAGATTTATTAAGCTTCATAATTATATAGGTTGATGGTAATTTTAAATTCCTAAAATCTTTTTATTGAAGGCCTCATCGGCTCCAGCGGCAGCAAAATCATCAAAGGCTTTTTCGGTTACCCTGATGATATGATCTGCAATAAACTGGGCTCCTTCAATGGCACCTTGTTCTGGATGTTTGATAGCACATTCCCATTCCAATACAGCCCACCCTGAATAATCATATTGGGAAAGTTTGCTAAATATACCACTAAAATCAACTTGGCCATCTCCCAAAGACCTGAATCTTCCAGCTCTTTCTACCCAACTCTGATATCCTCCATAAACACCTTGTTTCCCTGTCGGATTGAATTCTGCATCTTTGACATGGAACATTTTGATTCTTTCATGATAGAAATCAATGAATTGAAGATAATCCAAACACTGTAATACAAAATGGCTTGGATCATACAGAATATTGGCTCTCTTATGGTTGTTAACTTTTTCCAAAAACATCTCAAAAGTAATCCCATCATGAAGGTCTTCACCGGGATGGAGCTCGTAGCAAACGTCTATCCCATATTCTTCAAAGGTATCCAATATGGGCAACCATCTTTTTGCTAATTCTGTGAATCCTGTATTGACCAAACCGGCAGGTCTTTGAGGCCAGGGATAGACTGTATGCCACATCAGTGCACCGGAAAATGTAGCATGGGCATTCAAACCCAAGTTGGCAGATGCTTTGGCTGCATATTTCAGCTGCTGTGTAGCCCAAGCTGATTTTCCCTTCAGGTCTCCTGCAAGGTTGGCAGGTGCAAAGGCATCAAACAATTCATTATAAGCAGGATGGACAGCCACCAATTGTCCTTGCAAATGGGTAGAAAGTTCGGTAATCTCTAACCCCGCTTCATTTACGATTCCTTTAATTTCATCAGCATAAGTCTTACTTTCTGCGGCTTTTTGAAGGTCGATCATTCTTCCGTCCCAGGAAGGAATCTGCACCCCTTTGTAACCTACATTGGCCATCCATTCACAGATGTTTTTAAGATTATTGAATGGCGCCACATCATCGGCAAATTGGGCTAGAAATATTGCGGGTCCTTTTATGGTTTTCATAGGTTTTATGTTATGTGTAAAATAAAAGATTTCAAATTTCCTTAATCTTATCCAACAAATGGGGATCAGTACTC
This Cecembia calidifontis DNA region includes the following protein-coding sequences:
- a CDS encoding transglutaminase-like domain-containing protein, with amino-acid sequence MIKISEIRILPNLKCLLLFCLTILFAGVQVSCQRGGGKEEFNTNEEDNKVRDKVSIDEIEEGIKAYIEQEKARNDGFFLVNDEKRELRLKLVRVHTEYLSNLGPSRHFACVDLADEKGDVYDVDFFLEGEPGNMKVTETSLHKLNGKPRYSWKQMVDKTWRRVPVKESSKDLLGVREGTDKFDFFYRATLPKISSKAKVWIPIAKSDNYQEVQVKSIKAPGKQSMVEEKEFGNTILVLDLNTSHSGQEIEVVYEVIRKEKVPYTETDGNLRRYLEPDLLLPVGGRFKEIAQEAIKGKENDGALVHARALYDYIIDNMRYMKFGTYGTGSADFACDSKTGNCTEFHSFFISLARSIDIPARFAIGASIPSERNEGGIDGYHCWAEFYAEGKWWPVDISEGNKYTALATYYFGRHPANRIELSKGRDLKPEPMPNSGPINFLAYPLMEENGEILYPKTTFSFNRIN
- a CDS encoding rhodanese-like domain-containing protein — translated: MKPVLLILSLSIFFYACGPQSGQNDNKVETVKPKGQIQNVSSAKFYELIQSDNGIVLDVRTLGEFQQGHLPNALVIDIYQRDFEEKIKSLPKDKEIYVYCTVGARSRQAAGILQKNGFEKVYNLEGGIMDWARNRYPITQK
- a CDS encoding 3-keto-disaccharide hydrolase, which codes for MFKKTVLNLIVGSAMLYACGGNQDKVVEAAAVEVPQSEWISLFDGESFQGWSKYGGGPVGAAWKIQDGAIYLDASNKDEWQAGDGGDVVTNEEFGDFHFQVEWKIAKNGNSGIMFFVHESPEYAYPWMTGPEMQVLDNDGHPDAKIRTHRAGDLYDLIESSEETVKPVGEWNLAEIIAKDGNLELYLNGVMVVATTMWTEEWDEMVANSKFKDMPGFGKFQKGKIALQDHGDEVWFRNIRIKKL
- a CDS encoding c-type cytochrome, translated to MKLNKSLSAGVILLSLIAYSCGGGGSSSSESSSSSAPSAPAASAPVSLEDKYKDDPVFIAGSAKAKESGCTACHMVERKIVGPSYADVAAKYDNTEENVKMLTEHVINGFVGNWGEVPMPAHPHLAKEDVETIVKYVLLLKK
- a CDS encoding sugar phosphate isomerase/epimerase family protein, translating into MKTIKGPAIFLAQFADDVAPFNNLKNICEWMANVGYKGVQIPSWDGRMIDLQKAAESKTYADEIKGIVNEAGLEITELSTHLQGQLVAVHPAYNELFDAFAPANLAGDLKGKSAWATQQLKYAAKASANLGLNAHATFSGALMWHTVYPWPQRPAGLVNTGFTELAKRWLPILDTFEEYGIDVCYELHPGEDLHDGITFEMFLEKVNNHKRANILYDPSHFVLQCLDYLQFIDFYHERIKMFHVKDAEFNPTGKQGVYGGYQSWVERAGRFRSLGDGQVDFSGIFSKLSQYDYSGWAVLEWECAIKHPEQGAIEGAQFIADHIIRVTEKAFDDFAAAGADEAFNKKILGI